The Phaenicophaeus curvirostris isolate KB17595 chromosome 15, BPBGC_Pcur_1.0, whole genome shotgun sequence genome window below encodes:
- the HBEGF gene encoding proheparin-binding EGF-like growth factor translates to MDGRAVLLHALLAAALAAAAGPELHNEVLHETGGRPGTAPLPRGPDKDGGAASGDELGELPRVAFLSKPQSLVTPKKKGNGNKRRKGKGLGKKRDPCLRKYKDFCIHGECKYIRELGAPSCICQPGYHGERCHGLSLPVEHPPSTYDHTTALAVVAVVLSSLCLVIIAALLMLRCHKRGVYDVENEEKIKLGITVNH, encoded by the exons ATGGACGGGCGGGCCGTGCTGCTGCACGCGCTGCTGGCGGCCG cgctggcggcggcggcggggcccgaGCTGCACAACGAGGTCCTGCACGAAACGGGGGGGCGCCCGGGCACGGCCCCGCTGCCCCGCGGCCCCGACAAGGACGGCGGAGCGGCCTCGGGGGACGAGCTCGGCGAGCTGCCCAGAG TTGCTTTCCTGTCAAAGCCTCAAAGCCTGGTTACTCCCAAGAAAAAAGGGAATgggaataaaagaagaaaaggcaaggggctggggaagaagAGAGACCCGTGCCTGCGGAAATACAAGGATTTCTGTATTCACGGCGAATGCAAATACATCCGAGAGCTAGGAGCTCCGTCCTGCAT ATGCCAGCCAGGATATCATGGAGAGAGATGCCACGGCCTCTCGCTGCCAGTAGAGCACCCCCCCAGCACATACGACCACACCACAGCACTGGCTGTTGTTGCTGTCGTCCTGTCCTCCCTGTGTCTTGTCATCATTGCAGCTCTGCTGATGCTCAG GTGTCACAAGAGGGGTGTCTACGATGTAGAAAACGAAGAGAAAATCAAGCTGGGCATCACCGTGAATCACTGA